One window from the genome of Spiractinospora alimapuensis encodes:
- a CDS encoding 6-phosphofructokinase, which produces MRVGVLTGGGDCPGLNAVIRAVVRKGINEYGFEFVGFRDGWRGPLEGDTMPLDTEAVRGILPRGGTILGSSRTNLMKIDNGVARVRENLSELGVDALVAIGGEDTLGVARQLTEQGLPVVGVPKTIDNDLNATDYTFGFDTAVNIATEAIDRLHTTAESHHRALIVEVMGRHAGWIALHSGMAGGANVILIPERPFDIERVVAHVESRFATKRYAPILVVAEGAHPIDGQMELSTGEKDAFGHVRLGGIGQSLADEIERRTHKEARSVVLGHVQRGGTPTAFDRVLATRLGVHAIDAVKEADFGKMVALQGTEIVRVDLAAATDKLKTVPTERYAEAEVFFG; this is translated from the coding sequence ATGCGAGTCGGGGTCCTGACCGGTGGCGGGGACTGCCCGGGGCTGAATGCCGTCATCCGGGCGGTGGTCCGCAAGGGCATCAACGAGTACGGATTCGAGTTCGTCGGATTCCGGGACGGCTGGCGTGGTCCCCTCGAGGGCGACACGATGCCGCTGGACACCGAGGCGGTGCGCGGGATCCTCCCTCGCGGTGGCACGATCCTCGGCTCCTCGCGCACCAATCTAATGAAGATCGACAACGGTGTCGCCCGGGTGCGGGAGAACCTGTCCGAACTGGGGGTGGACGCGCTCGTCGCCATCGGTGGTGAGGACACCCTCGGCGTCGCGCGGCAACTGACGGAGCAGGGCCTCCCGGTCGTCGGCGTTCCCAAGACGATCGACAACGACCTGAACGCCACGGACTACACCTTCGGCTTCGACACCGCCGTCAACATCGCCACCGAGGCCATCGACCGGCTGCACACCACGGCCGAGTCACACCATCGTGCGCTGATCGTCGAGGTCATGGGACGCCACGCGGGATGGATCGCGCTGCACTCCGGGATGGCCGGCGGTGCCAACGTCATCCTGATCCCCGAACGTCCCTTCGACATCGAGCGGGTCGTCGCCCACGTGGAGAGCCGTTTCGCCACCAAGCGCTACGCCCCGATACTCGTGGTCGCCGAGGGCGCGCACCCCATCGACGGTCAGATGGAGCTGTCCACGGGGGAGAAGGACGCCTTCGGTCACGTCCGTCTGGGCGGTATCGGCCAGAGTCTCGCCGACGAGATCGAGCGTCGCACCCACAAGGAGGCGCGTTCGGTCGTCCTCGGCCACGTGCAGCGGGGCGGGACCCCGACCGCGTTCGACCGTGTTCTCGCGACCCGCCTGGGCGTGCACGCGATCGACGCGGTGAAGGAGGCGGACTTCGGGAAGATGGTCGCCCTGCAGGGCACCGAGATCGTGCGCGTGGATCTCGCCGCCGCGACCGACAAGCTCAAGACCGTGCCCACGGAGCGCTACGCCGAGGCCGAGGTCTTCTTCGGCTGA
- the thiO gene encoding glycine oxidase ThiO, with the protein MTRGTTPNAAESSHPEPEPVDTLVVGAGLPGLVTAWFRARSGATVVVVDDHAPRAASPVAAGMLTPASEATFGEDALMRLAMLSRDRFLDFVHELEQESGENVAHHPGGTLQVAFDTDDLAVLTRLLELHERLGVKTERLTSRECRRLEPMLATSIRGGIFAPEDDSVDPRRLAKALRVAAERRGVEFVTGHAARLAVSDGRCHGADLDDGRELRAAATVVAAGAWTSLLDGVPADVPRVRPVKGQLLRLRLPKGGEPLVTRTVRGLVRGTPVYAVPRKDGEVVLGATQEERGFDGEATAGGLWQVLRDGHDLLPGLSELDVVEVNVGMRPATADNAPLLGPTRVPGLFLATGHHRHGVLLCPVTGDVLSHALEHGHVPDYAAEFAATRHIG; encoded by the coding sequence ATGACACGAGGCACGACCCCGAACGCGGCGGAGTCGTCGCACCCCGAACCGGAACCCGTCGACACCCTGGTGGTCGGCGCCGGACTGCCCGGACTGGTCACCGCCTGGTTCCGCGCCCGGTCGGGCGCCACGGTCGTGGTCGTCGACGATCACGCACCGAGAGCAGCGTCCCCGGTGGCGGCCGGAATGCTCACGCCCGCCTCGGAGGCGACCTTCGGCGAGGACGCTCTGATGCGCCTGGCCATGCTGTCCCGGGACCGGTTCCTGGACTTCGTCCACGAACTGGAACAAGAGAGCGGGGAGAACGTCGCACACCACCCCGGAGGCACACTCCAGGTCGCGTTCGACACCGACGACCTCGCGGTGCTGACGCGCCTGTTGGAGCTACACGAACGGCTCGGTGTCAAGACCGAACGTCTCACCAGCCGTGAGTGTCGACGACTGGAGCCGATGCTGGCGACCAGCATCCGGGGTGGGATCTTCGCCCCGGAGGACGACTCGGTGGACCCCCGGCGGCTCGCCAAGGCCCTGCGCGTGGCGGCGGAGCGACGTGGGGTCGAGTTCGTCACCGGCCACGCCGCACGATTGGCCGTGTCCGACGGGCGGTGCCACGGCGCCGACCTGGACGACGGACGGGAACTCCGCGCCGCCGCCACCGTGGTGGCCGCCGGGGCGTGGACGTCCTTGCTCGACGGAGTGCCGGCGGACGTGCCGCGGGTCCGCCCGGTCAAGGGCCAGCTCCTGCGGCTGCGTCTCCCGAAGGGCGGAGAGCCACTGGTGACGCGCACGGTGCGTGGACTCGTCCGCGGCACGCCCGTCTACGCGGTCCCCCGGAAGGACGGCGAGGTCGTACTGGGAGCCACCCAAGAGGAGCGGGGGTTCGACGGCGAGGCCACGGCGGGCGGACTGTGGCAGGTACTCCGGGACGGACACGATCTCCTGCCCGGGTTGAGTGAGCTCGACGTCGTGGAGGTCAACGTGGGCATGCGCCCCGCCACGGCGGACAACGCGCCACTTCTGGGCCCCACCCGCGTTCCCGGGCTGTTCCTCGCGACCGGCCACCACAGACACGGGGTGCTCCTCTGTCCGGTGACCGGCGACGTCCTCTCCCACGCCCTGGAGCACGGCCACGTCCCCGACTACGCCGCGGAGTTCGCCGCCACCCGTCACATCGGGTAG
- a CDS encoding LytR/AlgR family response regulator transcription factor, with translation MIRVLAVDDEVPALEEMVYLLRRDPRVDSVAMAGDATNAMRLVGDTVSTGHRFDVLFLDIRMPGPSGVDLARFINNLPSPPAVVFVTAHEDFAVAAFELHAVDYLLKPLEEARLTRTLDRIADTLAPADDQPRVAVELAGRIRFIPRQEIWYAEARGDYVRLRTAEGGFLIRSTLSTLEREWTGAGFVRVHRSLLVATRHVSELRIDGTRASVRVGEEVLQVSRRQTREVRERLLYRAEEG, from the coding sequence ATGATCCGTGTCCTCGCGGTGGATGACGAGGTTCCCGCGCTTGAGGAAATGGTCTACCTGCTCCGGCGAGACCCCCGGGTGGACTCCGTCGCGATGGCGGGCGACGCGACCAACGCGATGCGACTGGTCGGCGACACGGTGTCCACCGGGCACCGCTTCGACGTCCTCTTCCTCGACATACGAATGCCGGGCCCCAGCGGCGTCGATCTCGCCCGATTCATCAACAACCTGCCCTCCCCACCCGCGGTCGTCTTCGTCACGGCGCACGAGGACTTCGCGGTTGCCGCGTTCGAGCTCCACGCGGTTGACTATCTCCTGAAGCCATTGGAGGAGGCGCGACTGACGCGGACACTCGACCGCATCGCCGATACCCTCGCCCCGGCGGACGACCAGCCGCGGGTGGCGGTGGAGCTCGCGGGACGGATCCGGTTCATCCCGCGTCAGGAGATCTGGTACGCCGAGGCGCGAGGGGACTACGTGCGGCTACGCACAGCGGAGGGGGGCTTCCTCATCCGGAGCACACTGAGCACGCTGGAACGTGAGTGGACCGGCGCGGGGTTCGTGCGCGTCCACCGCAGCCTCCTGGTCGCCACGCGCCACGTCTCCGAGCTCCGGATCGACGGGACGCGCGCCAGTGTCCGCGTCGGTGAAGAGGTTCTGCAGGTCAGTCGCAGACAGACGCGTGAAGTGCGGGAGCGGTTGCTGTACCGAGCCGAGGAGGGGTGA
- a CDS encoding sodium:solute symporter family transporter yields the protein MNLGVLGALGAVWLVLAVSVLARRRGTRGGPRAVSSVTTAAAVCGENVCAVAIAVLTAVVYSHGLHALWLVVAVGVGFVLYAVLVAGPLRRSRAFSLADFVEWRLESRKVRRIVTCCVVAFCLCLLTAQFRFVGDVVEAATDWPAHYAWIALSAVTFVILRSGRPGAGAGFQSLSFWLKFLGFTIPALSLLGLSVTSDAPTSAARGSAEWESLAIPSGTMLEHYSIAMTLLFGVVGLPLFVFRYYGTRDATTARDSVTVTFALIASMLVLPFAFAVLAHSFAPSPSQRWGETTSMVMFLVPLWVAPGGLGQTLTAVLLVVAAVSTVAVVVAVSSAVGSHVSQCLTGGGMRLYSTGATCAVLMPPLLIWGVPALRHVDILVLVLAGFHVCAFTLAPVLLLGVWWRGLTPIGAGAAMIVGLLLVGITATVTLWDPPVLQAFRALTVYPGLTTLPVVVLVAVGLSLAWRRNLPNSAPAALATLHGGVRETRGPD from the coding sequence GTGAATCTTGGTGTCCTCGGAGCCCTGGGCGCCGTGTGGTTGGTGTTGGCGGTGTCCGTCCTGGCCCGGCGACGCGGAACACGCGGTGGACCACGCGCGGTGTCGTCCGTCACGACGGCCGCCGCCGTGTGTGGGGAGAATGTGTGCGCGGTGGCGATCGCCGTTCTCACCGCGGTCGTGTACTCCCACGGTCTGCACGCCCTGTGGCTCGTGGTCGCCGTGGGCGTCGGCTTCGTGCTCTACGCGGTCCTGGTCGCCGGCCCGCTGCGCCGCAGCCGCGCCTTCAGCCTCGCCGACTTCGTGGAGTGGCGGCTTGAGTCGCGGAAGGTGCGACGTATCGTCACCTGTTGCGTGGTCGCCTTCTGCCTGTGCCTGCTGACGGCACAGTTCCGGTTCGTCGGGGACGTCGTTGAGGCGGCCACTGACTGGCCCGCGCACTACGCCTGGATCGCGCTGTCCGCCGTCACCTTCGTTATCCTGCGCTCCGGACGTCCGGGTGCGGGGGCGGGCTTCCAGTCACTGAGCTTCTGGTTGAAGTTCCTGGGGTTCACCATCCCCGCGCTGTCGCTGCTCGGCCTGTCGGTGACCTCCGACGCACCGACGAGCGCCGCGCGCGGTTCCGCAGAGTGGGAGTCGTTGGCCATCCCCAGTGGCACCATGCTCGAGCACTACTCCATCGCCATGACGCTACTCTTCGGTGTCGTCGGGCTGCCGCTCTTCGTGTTCCGCTACTACGGGACGCGGGACGCGACCACCGCGCGTGACTCGGTCACGGTCACCTTCGCCCTCATCGCGAGCATGCTCGTCCTACCGTTCGCCTTCGCGGTGTTGGCCCACTCCTTCGCCCCGTCCCCTTCGCAGCGGTGGGGCGAGACGACGTCGATGGTGATGTTCCTGGTGCCCCTGTGGGTGGCGCCAGGAGGCCTCGGCCAGACGTTGACCGCGGTGCTGCTGGTGGTCGCGGCGGTGTCGACGGTCGCGGTCGTCGTCGCCGTGTCGTCGGCGGTCGGCAGTCACGTCTCGCAGTGTCTGACCGGCGGCGGGATGCGCCTGTACAGCACCGGCGCCACCTGCGCCGTCCTGATGCCACCGCTGCTGATCTGGGGGGTTCCGGCGCTGCGGCACGTCGACATCCTCGTGCTCGTACTCGCCGGATTCCACGTCTGCGCGTTCACGCTCGCGCCCGTCCTGCTGTTGGGGGTGTGGTGGCGCGGCCTGACCCCCATCGGGGCCGGCGCGGCGATGATCGTCGGCCTGTTGCTGGTGGGAATCACGGCCACGGTGACGCTGTGGGACCCACCGGTACTCCAGGCGTTCCGCGCCCTGACCGTCTACCCGGGCCTCACCACGCTGCCTGTGGTCGTCCTGGTGGCCGTCGGGCTGTCACTCGCGTGGCGGAGGAACCTGCCCAACTCCGCTCCGGCGGCGCTCGCCACCCTGCACGGCGGGGTGCGGGAGACGCGCGGCCCGGACTGA
- the thiS gene encoding sulfur carrier protein ThiS, which translates to MRVQINGAEHEWPATTTVAQVVRSLTEASSGIAVALNDTVVPRAQWENTELNEHDRVDVLTAVQGG; encoded by the coding sequence ATGCGTGTACAGATCAACGGAGCGGAGCACGAGTGGCCCGCGACCACCACGGTGGCGCAGGTCGTGCGTTCGCTGACCGAGGCGTCGTCGGGGATCGCCGTCGCGCTGAACGACACGGTGGTCCCCCGCGCGCAGTGGGAGAACACCGAGTTGAACGAACACGACCGCGTCGACGTCTTGACCGCGGTGCAGGGAGGTTGA
- the thiI gene encoding tRNA uracil 4-sulfurtransferase ThiI, which yields MSTTAEAVEARTLPVVPSGLGELCVLLKLGEIVLKGSNRKLFERRLHNNIRAAARGLGDVRLNQRGAGVIVLRLPEADDAQVAELAQRMAGVMGIVWVHLVRRVDKDLEAVRDVAVQSMSGRSGTFAVRARRRDKRFPLSSSEIAQDLGASIQRVHELPVRLKRPDHTLSVEVDRDEVFVYTDGIPGQGGLPVGMSGRGLVLMSGGIDSPVAAHRMMRRGLKVDFLHFSGMPFTGPESIYKAYSLVRQLDRYQSSSRLFVVPFGKAQQQLKTSGADRLQIVAQRRLMLATAEALAERLGAECLVTGDALGQVSSQTLTNMTALDDAVDLPILRPLVGMDKTEIMEQARAIETLAISELPDEDCCTLLTPRQVETAAKVSDLRQIERRLDAPQVAEQLAASAQLHRPSFLAAAEAAPAGERASEPTPA from the coding sequence ATGTCCACCACGGCCGAGGCCGTCGAGGCGCGGACACTGCCCGTCGTCCCCTCGGGGCTGGGCGAACTCTGCGTTCTGCTCAAGCTCGGTGAGATCGTCCTCAAGGGAAGCAACCGGAAACTCTTCGAACGGCGCCTGCACAACAACATCCGCGCGGCCGCCCGTGGCCTCGGGGACGTGCGCCTGAACCAGCGGGGCGCCGGTGTGATCGTTCTGCGCCTCCCCGAGGCCGACGACGCCCAGGTCGCCGAGCTCGCACAACGCATGGCCGGCGTGATGGGCATCGTCTGGGTGCACCTCGTTCGCCGCGTCGACAAGGACCTCGAGGCCGTGCGCGACGTGGCCGTCCAAAGCATGAGTGGGCGTTCGGGAACCTTCGCGGTCCGGGCCCGCCGTCGCGACAAGCGGTTCCCTCTGTCCTCCTCCGAGATCGCCCAGGACCTCGGCGCCAGCATCCAGCGGGTCCACGAGCTCCCCGTCCGGTTGAAGCGCCCCGACCACACCCTGTCGGTGGAGGTCGACCGCGACGAGGTGTTCGTCTACACCGACGGAATTCCGGGCCAGGGCGGACTGCCCGTCGGGATGAGCGGGCGGGGCCTGGTTCTGATGTCGGGGGGGATCGACTCGCCGGTCGCCGCGCACCGCATGATGCGCCGCGGACTCAAGGTCGACTTCCTGCACTTCTCCGGGATGCCGTTCACCGGGCCGGAGTCCATCTACAAGGCCTACAGCCTGGTACGCCAGCTCGATCGCTACCAGTCTTCCTCGCGCCTGTTCGTGGTGCCATTCGGCAAGGCCCAGCAGCAGCTCAAAACCTCCGGCGCGGACCGGCTGCAGATCGTGGCCCAGCGCCGCCTCATGTTGGCCACCGCCGAGGCCCTCGCCGAACGCCTGGGCGCGGAGTGTCTGGTCACCGGTGACGCGCTGGGGCAGGTGTCCAGCCAGACCCTGACCAACATGACCGCCCTGGACGACGCCGTGGACCTGCCTATCCTGCGTCCGCTCGTCGGGATGGACAAGACCGAGATCATGGAGCAGGCGCGTGCCATCGAGACGCTCGCGATCTCCGAACTGCCTGACGAGGACTGCTGCACCCTGCTGACACCGCGCCAGGTGGAGACGGCGGCCAAGGTCAGTGACCTGCGCCAGATCGAACGTCGTCTTGACGCCCCCCAGGTCGCGGAGCAGCTCGCCGCGTCCGCCCAGCTCCATCGCCCCAGCTTCCTCGCGGCGGCCGAGGCGGCCCCCGCCGGGGAGCGGGCGAGCGAACCCACTCCCGCCTGA
- a CDS encoding sensor histidine kinase encodes MQYLTGFLAFSTLACVVALVWCSVLLRRARNRSDAERTFAVLHALELVSPAFRDGLRQETARRVARHLHDVLGATAVAVTDERDVLAWSGVGSEHSAEVAEWIEPALRNRRTCVVDHIGCGNPRCEVRTAVVAPVVTERQMSGAILALGPGPSNQMARALSEVARWASQQMELAELDRARTRLAEAELRALRSQISPHFIYNCLTTIASFVRTDPERARRLLLDFAGFARYAFRGTRQLTTLDEELRSIDRYLALERARFGERLQCTMRIAPEILSAQVPFLCLQPLVENAIRHGMEGRADAGHVIVTARDAGAEAHLSVEDDGVGMAPAQVGDILAGEVPSGHGIGLGNVDARLRSMFGDTYGLIVETGVGAGTKVRLRIPKFLPAVVE; translated from the coding sequence ATGCAGTACTTAACGGGGTTTCTCGCGTTCAGCACACTGGCCTGCGTCGTGGCGCTCGTCTGGTGTTCGGTCCTGCTGCGTCGGGCGCGCAACCGCAGTGACGCGGAACGTACGTTCGCGGTGCTGCACGCCTTGGAGCTGGTGTCGCCCGCGTTCCGCGACGGCCTGCGCCAGGAGACCGCCCGCAGGGTCGCCCGCCATCTGCACGACGTGCTCGGGGCGACGGCCGTGGCCGTCACCGACGAACGGGACGTGCTCGCCTGGTCCGGGGTGGGGTCCGAACACTCCGCGGAGGTCGCCGAGTGGATCGAGCCGGCGTTACGGAACCGACGGACCTGCGTCGTGGACCACATCGGCTGCGGCAACCCGCGCTGTGAGGTGAGAACCGCGGTCGTGGCCCCCGTGGTGACCGAGCGCCAGATGTCCGGAGCGATCCTCGCGTTGGGCCCCGGGCCCTCCAACCAGATGGCGCGTGCGCTGAGCGAGGTGGCGCGGTGGGCGTCGCAGCAGATGGAACTGGCCGAGCTGGACCGGGCGCGCACCCGGTTGGCCGAGGCCGAACTACGGGCCCTCCGCAGCCAGATCTCACCACACTTCATCTACAACTGTCTGACCACCATCGCCTCGTTCGTGCGCACCGACCCCGAGCGGGCGCGTCGCCTGTTGTTGGACTTCGCCGGGTTCGCCCGCTACGCGTTCCGCGGCACTCGCCAGCTCACCACCCTGGACGAGGAACTCCGCTCCATCGACCGCTACCTCGCGCTGGAGCGGGCCCGGTTCGGCGAGCGGCTCCAGTGCACGATGCGGATCGCGCCGGAGATCCTCAGCGCACAGGTTCCGTTCCTGTGCCTGCAGCCGTTGGTGGAGAACGCGATTCGGCACGGCATGGAGGGACGCGCGGACGCCGGCCACGTCATCGTGACGGCCCGCGACGCGGGGGCGGAGGCGCATCTCAGTGTCGAGGACGACGGCGTGGGGATGGCGCCGGCGCAGGTGGGCGACATTCTGGCCGGGGAGGTCCCCTCGGGGCACGGCATCGGGCTGGGCAACGTGGACGCGCGTCTGCGCAGTATGTTCGGGGACACCTACGGCCTGATCGTGGAGACGGGAGTGGGCGCCGGAACGAAGGTGCGGCTTCGGATTCCGAAGTTCCTGCCCGCCGTCGTCGAATAA
- a CDS encoding molybdopterin-dependent oxidoreductase, with protein sequence MAADTRRQAQASLPPGQVVAQDWGALHYGPVPTFRPQRWDLRIHGSTGDGDVRLSWDDVDSLPRVGLVADFHCVTRLTVPAVDWSGVSVATIVDLCPPDGEATHVMVWGEYGYSANLRMVDFLADTTLLATHRGAHRLEPEHGHPLRLVVPHLYGYKSVKWVREIEYLRADRRGFWEERGYHNRADPWSEQRYAYQEEPSEPPSAREP encoded by the coding sequence ATGGCGGCGGACACGAGGAGACAGGCGCAGGCATCGCTCCCGCCCGGGCAGGTCGTCGCCCAGGACTGGGGGGCACTGCACTACGGACCCGTGCCCACGTTTCGCCCCCAGAGGTGGGACCTGCGGATCCACGGCAGCACTGGTGACGGCGATGTTCGGCTGTCCTGGGACGACGTGGACTCCTTGCCCCGCGTCGGCCTGGTCGCCGACTTCCATTGCGTGACCCGTCTCACGGTTCCCGCGGTGGACTGGTCGGGGGTGTCAGTGGCGACCATCGTCGACCTCTGTCCACCCGACGGCGAGGCCACCCACGTCATGGTGTGGGGGGAGTACGGGTACAGCGCGAACCTGCGGATGGTGGACTTCCTGGCCGACACCACCCTCCTGGCGACGCACCGGGGGGCGCACCGTCTCGAGCCTGAACACGGCCACCCGCTGCGGCTCGTCGTTCCCCACCTCTATGGCTACAAGAGCGTGAAGTGGGTGCGGGAGATCGAGTACCTGCGCGCGGATCGCCGCGGGTTCTGGGAGGAACGGGGTTATCACAATCGTGCCGACCCCTGGTCGGAACAGCGCTACGCCTACCAGGAGGAACCGAGCGAACCGCCGTCGGCCCGCGAACCGTGA
- a CDS encoding thiazole synthase yields MPTTAAPEQPDTAADTSVDTLRVGDVEFSSRLIMGTGGAPNLSVLGEALRASETELTTVAMRRVDPATTGSVLDVLRELDIQVLPNTAGCFTAVDAIRTARLAREALETNWVKLEVIADEHTLLPDPVELLDAAERLVDDGFVVMAYTNDDPIIARRLEQLGCAAVMPLGSPIGSGLGIRNPHNIELIVEQAQVPVVLDAGIGTASEAALAMELGCDAVLLASAVTRAQEPRRMASAMRDAVRAGRQARLAGRIPARRYAWASSPPVED; encoded by the coding sequence ATGCCCACAACCGCAGCTCCGGAGCAGCCGGACACGGCCGCGGACACATCCGTGGACACGCTGCGCGTCGGGGACGTCGAGTTCTCCTCGCGCCTCATCATGGGGACCGGTGGGGCTCCGAACCTCAGCGTTCTGGGTGAGGCCCTGCGTGCCTCGGAGACCGAGCTGACCACGGTGGCCATGCGCCGGGTGGATCCGGCGACGACAGGTTCGGTGCTGGACGTCCTGCGTGAGCTGGACATCCAGGTCCTGCCCAACACCGCGGGGTGTTTCACCGCGGTCGACGCGATCCGGACCGCGCGGCTGGCCCGTGAGGCCCTGGAGACGAACTGGGTCAAGCTCGAGGTCATCGCGGACGAACACACCCTGCTGCCGGACCCGGTGGAGCTTTTGGACGCCGCCGAACGTCTCGTCGACGACGGGTTCGTGGTCATGGCCTACACCAACGACGACCCGATCATCGCCCGCAGGCTCGAGCAACTGGGCTGCGCGGCGGTCATGCCGTTGGGGTCCCCGATCGGCTCCGGTCTGGGCATCCGCAATCCCCACAACATCGAACTGATCGTGGAGCAGGCCCAGGTTCCGGTCGTTCTCGACGCCGGCATCGGCACGGCGAGCGAGGCGGCCCTGGCGATGGAACTGGGGTGCGACGCCGTGTTGCTCGCCAGCGCCGTCACGCGGGCACAGGAACCGCGCCGTATGGCGTCGGCGATGCGTGACGCCGTTCGGGCCGGCCGGCAGGCGCGACTGGCGGGTCGGATTCCCGCCCGTCGATACGCCTGGGCTTCGTCGCCGCCCGTCGAGGACTGA
- a CDS encoding lysophospholipid acyltransferase family protein: MFYWVVKAILGPVLAVLWQPRAEGVENVPRRGPAIMVCNHLSFADHFFGPLPLPRKIIFLAKSDYFTGKGVKGFFTRMFFSGVGQLPIDRSGGRASEASLRSGLKVLSRGQLLGIYPEGTRSPDGRLYRGKTGAARMILSAQVPVIPMAMINADKIMPPGKTVPKLGIRPIVKFGEPLDFSRYRGMENDRMVLRAVTDEVMYALMELSGQEYVDRYAQSVKAEQEKARREQRSLERAERRTEQTERRERRFRFPRLRRKKADDTPED, encoded by the coding sequence GTGTTCTATTGGGTGGTCAAGGCGATTCTGGGCCCGGTGCTCGCGGTGCTGTGGCAACCGCGCGCCGAGGGCGTGGAGAACGTTCCGCGACGCGGCCCGGCGATCATGGTGTGCAACCACCTGTCCTTCGCCGACCACTTCTTCGGGCCCCTGCCGCTGCCACGGAAGATCATCTTCCTGGCCAAGTCCGACTACTTCACCGGCAAGGGCGTCAAGGGGTTCTTCACCCGCATGTTCTTCAGTGGGGTGGGACAGCTTCCGATCGACCGCTCTGGCGGCCGCGCGAGTGAGGCGTCACTGCGTAGCGGGCTGAAGGTGCTCAGCCGCGGACAGTTGCTGGGCATCTACCCCGAGGGCACCCGCTCGCCGGACGGACGCCTCTACCGAGGCAAGACCGGCGCCGCCCGCATGATCCTGTCCGCCCAGGTCCCGGTGATCCCGATGGCGATGATCAACGCCGACAAGATCATGCCTCCGGGCAAGACCGTCCCGAAACTGGGCATCCGCCCGATCGTGAAGTTCGGCGAACCGCTGGATTTCTCCCGTTACCGTGGCATGGAGAACGACCGGATGGTACTCCGGGCCGTGACCGACGAGGTCATGTACGCCCTGATGGAGCTCTCCGGACAGGAGTACGTCGACCGGTACGCGCAGTCGGTGAAGGCGGAGCAGGAGAAGGCCCGCAGAGAGCAGCGCTCACTCGAACGCGCCGAACGCAGGACCGAACAGACCGAGCGGCGTGAGCGTCGGTTCCGGTTCCCGCGGCTGCGGCGCAAGAAGGCCGACGACACGCCGGAGGACTGA
- the aroF gene encoding 3-deoxy-7-phosphoheptulonate synthase — protein MVIVMAPEATSSDIDAVTDLVTAAGGEAFVSRGVRRTIIGLVGDAAEFASLDLRAKPGVSDVLRITAPYKLVSRENQPQRSVVEVAGVPIGGDAVTLLGGPCAVETPQQTLEAARMAQSAGAAVLRGGAFKPRTSPYAFQGLGEAGLEILAEVRATTGMPIVTEVVDVRDVDLVASYADMLQVGTRNMQNFALLQAVGEAGKPVLLKRGMSATIEEWLMAAEYIAQRGNLDIVLCERGIRTYEKATRNTLDISAVPVAQSLTHLPVIVDPSHSGGKRDLVLPLTRAALAVGADGVIVDVHPTPETALCDGPQALVPGDMEELGDVMRTLPGILGRRLVRPADTVEPALV, from the coding sequence ATGGTCATCGTCATGGCTCCCGAGGCCACATCCTCCGACATCGACGCGGTGACGGATCTCGTCACCGCGGCCGGTGGCGAGGCGTTCGTCAGCCGCGGCGTGCGGCGGACGATCATCGGTCTGGTCGGGGATGCGGCGGAGTTCGCCTCCCTGGACCTGAGGGCCAAGCCGGGCGTGAGTGACGTCCTGCGGATCACCGCGCCTTACAAGCTGGTCAGCCGGGAGAACCAGCCGCAGCGGTCCGTGGTCGAGGTCGCGGGGGTGCCGATCGGTGGGGACGCCGTGACGCTGCTGGGCGGTCCGTGCGCGGTGGAGACCCCGCAACAGACCCTCGAGGCCGCGCGCATGGCCCAGTCGGCGGGCGCGGCCGTACTGCGCGGAGGTGCCTTCAAGCCTCGGACGTCGCCCTACGCCTTCCAGGGCCTGGGTGAGGCGGGCCTGGAGATCCTGGCCGAGGTCCGCGCCACGACCGGGATGCCCATCGTGACGGAGGTCGTCGACGTGCGCGACGTCGACTTGGTCGCCTCCTACGCCGACATGCTGCAGGTGGGCACGCGCAACATGCAGAACTTCGCGCTGTTGCAGGCCGTGGGTGAGGCGGGGAAGCCCGTACTTCTCAAGCGCGGCATGAGCGCCACCATCGAGGAGTGGCTGATGGCCGCGGAGTACATCGCGCAGCGCGGCAACCTCGACATCGTGCTCTGTGAACGCGGCATCCGGACCTACGAGAAGGCGACCCGCAACACCTTGGACATCAGCGCCGTCCCGGTGGCGCAGAGCCTGACCCACCTGCCGGTGATCGTGGACCCGTCCCACTCGGGGGGCAAGCGTGACCTGGTGCTCCCCCTGACCCGAGCGGCGCTGGCCGTGGGCGCCGACGGCGTGATCGTCGACGTGCACCCCACGCCGGAGACCGCGCTGTGCGACGGTCCGCAGGCGCTGGTCCCCGGGGACATGGAAGAACTGGGCGACGTGATGCGGACCCTGCCGGGCATCCTGGGACGCCGTCTGGTGCGCCCCGCGGATACCGTGGAGCCCGCCCTCGTGTGA